In Scytonema millei VB511283, the genomic stretch TGTAATTCATGCTAATCCGCCTATGTAAAGGAACGATCTTGTCCGTAAGAGTAAATTCTGTACAACCGTAACCTTGAGATTCCTGCAATGCCCATAGCAAAACTAGGGAAATTTAGCTAATTTTCCCGTAGTTGGTGGCGATCGCGAAGATGATGAGATGGTAAAAATACTGGTGTGGAGTTACGCACTTGAAGTGTTAGATCTCGATCCCCCCTAACCCCCCTTTTTAAGGGGGGAATCAGAAGCCCCCTTTTTCAGTTTTGGCGAGTTTGAGCAAAAGCTACCTGACTGTTCCCCAAAAAAGGGGGGAATCAGAAGCCCCCTTTTTAAGGGGGTTGGGGGATCGGTGACATAAACCTTAGCGAGTTTATTATGACTAGTAAGCCTCTGTATCACTTAGGTTTTGAGCAAGACGACTTGGGTACTGTACCCCCTACAATAGCGCTGTTGTCGGGAGATCCCGAACGATCGCGTTTCATCGCTGAAACTTATTTAAAGGGCGATCGCTTGTTGTCAGCAAATCGCGGTTTAAATAGTTATATCGGCAATTTAGCGAATGGGCGATCGCTTTTAGCGGCGACAAGTGGGATGGGTGCGCCTTCCCTAAGTATTGTGGTAAATGAGTTAGTACAGTTGGGAATTCGGCAAATTATTCGCGTCGGTACTTGCGGTTCGATTCAAGACTACGTACCCGCAGGAAGTGTTGTCATCAGTCAGGCGGCTTTGTGTCGCCAGGGTGCAGCGAATGATATTGCACCTGTAGAATATCCCGCCGCTGCCGATCCTTTCCTCACGGTGGCTTTAGTCCAGGCAGCACGGGAGTTAGGAGTAGAGTATCATTTAGGAATTACAGCATCGGTGGATACATTCTATGAAGGACAGGAACGAGTCGATTCTGCTAATCCGCATTTAATGCGATCGCTACAAGGCATCACAGCAGAATATAGACGGCTGAATATACTTAACTATGAAATGGAATCCGGGACGCTGTTTAAAATGGCAGGAGTTTATAAATTTGCAGCGGCTTGTATATGTGCTGTTGTTGCTCAGCGTACGAGTAGCGAAGAGGTATTATTAGAACAGAAAGAAGATACAGTTAGTAATGCGATCGCCGTGGCAATAAAAGCAGTAGAAAATCTAGCATAATATTCTGAATTAATCGCAATAGAGATGGATAGAATTTGAGGCGCTAGCTATGGAAGAATTACTAGAGTTGAAAGATTTACTAATCAAAGGCATTGATATTACCACAAGAGTGAATTGCCTTGACTAAACAACGACTCGATACTTTATTAGTGGAATTAAATTTATGTGCCTCTCGCCAGCAAGCACAACGGTTGATTCAGGCGGGGGAAGTGATGGTCAATCGGCAAGTTATTGATAAAGTGGGTACGGAGGTTGAGACTACCGCTGAAATTGAAATTAAAGCGCGATCGCCATATGTGTCTAGAGGGGGAGAAAAACTTGCCAAAGCTTTAGCTGATTTTGCTATTTCTGTAACAGATAGAATTTGTTTAGATGGGGGAATATCGACAGGAGGCTTTACCGACTGTTTATTGCAAGCAGGTGCAAAACAAGTCTACGGTGTCGATGTCGGTTACGGACAAGTCGATTGGCGCTTGCGTAACGATCCGCGTGTCGTATTGCGGGAACGGACGAATTTACGCCATCTCACCCCAGAAGAATTATATGGCAATGCAGAACTGGCAGATTTAGCCGTAGTTGATGTATCATTTATTTCCTTAACTAAAGTTTTGCCTGCATTGTGGCAACTTCTCAGCGAGCCTCGCGAGACGATATTATTAGTAAAACCTCAATTTGAAGTTGGGCGATCGCGGGTTGGTAAAAAAGGAGTCGTGCGCGATCCTAACGACCAAGCAGAGGCAGTTTTTCAAGTTCTCCAAACGTCGCGAGAACTAGGCTGGCAATATCGCGGCTTAACCTGGTCGCCAATCCAGGGTCCAGCGGGAAACATTGAGTATTTATTATGGCTGGGAATGGAAAGCCAGACACCAGAACCCGAACTTCAGGCAATTCAACAGCTGGCTGGTAAAGCGCGGCAGCAATTTTCGAGTTAAAGATGCAAGACTTCCGTTTCTACAACTAGAATTAATGGGGGTAAAACGATTACAGTTATAAATACATGCCATCTTTAGAAGAAATTCTCGCGATCGCTCGTTCTGTTGGTTGGGGCGCATCCTATCTTCTCCGGTCTTATTATTATGGTGAAAATAAAGACAACCTAGACATTAAAGATAAGCAAGGTAGTCCTGTCACCTCAGCAGATTTAGCCGTGAATCGTTATATCCTCGATCGCCTGCAAACTAACTTGGGACAGGAAGAATTTGCCTATATTACCGAAGAAACCTATAAATCTTCTACACCACAGCCGACCAAATCTTGGGTTTGGATAATTGACCCTTTAGATGGTACGCGAGATTTTATCGACAAAACTGGAGAATATACAATTCATATTGCTCTGGTTAAAGATGGTCGTCCGGTTCTTTCTGTAGTAGCTGCACCAGAGGCAGAAAAGCTCTATTTTGCCACATTAGGAGGCGGAACATTTGTTGAAACTCGCGATGGCAATATTCAACAAGTAAAAGTTTCTCAACGGCACAACATGGAAGAATTTACAATAGTTGTGAGCCGTTCGCACAGAGGTAAGAAATTAGAGAAAATTTTGTCTAAATTACTATGTAAAAAACAAAAGAGTGTGGGTAGCATTGGTGGAAAAATAGCTGCTATTGTCGAACAACAAGCAGATGTTTATATTTCTCTTTCTGGGAAATCAGCCCCTAAAGATTGGGACTTAGCCGCACCAGAGTTGATTCTTACAGAAGCTGGAGGAAAACTAACACACTTTGATGGAACTCCTTTAATTTATAACAAAGAAGATGTCAGTCAATGGGGCGGTTTAATTGCTAGTAATGGTGAGTGTCACGATCGATTGTGCGCTGAAGCTGAAAGAATATTAGTACAAATAGAAAATGAGGCGATTTAAACGCACTTGAGAACGGTTTTATAACCTAGCGATCGCCTGCTTTCTGCTTTCTCACACAAAAATCATCCTAGAGAAATTTTCTATCTTCGGTAATTCTCGTTACATTGAAAGATAAGATGCACTAAAGCCGTGCTAGGAGAGAACTGTATGGACGCAGAGACAAAACAGGAACAATTCCACTCAACCCACAACGGCGAGAATCATAACACTCCAAAAATGGGTGGTGGATTACCTGTAATCCAGTACTGGGCAGAACATACGCTGTCTCCAGAGGGTCCGAAACTGTGGCAAACATTATTACACAAAAGCTCTTGCCTATCTTGTGCTTGGGGAACGGGCGGACAAAAAGGCGGATTTCATAACGAACTAGACGAACCGCTACAACGCTGCATGAAGAGTGTAGAGGCTATTTCCGCCGAACTCCAGCCCCCAGTAGAACGGCATTTTTTCGATCGCCACACGATTACCGAACTCCAGCAGCTGTCGTCTTTAGAAGCAGATCGTCTCGGTCGTCTTAGCTTTCCTGTGATTTTACGTGAAGGTAAGTCTCATTACGAACGCATTTCTTGGGAAGAGATTTATCAAATTGCCGAAACAGCTTTTCGCCACCCACCAGAAAGAGTAGCATCTTATAGTTCGGGGCGATCGTCTAACGAGGCTGCATTTCTACTGCAATTAGCGATTCGGGCTTTAGGATCGAACCATTTAGCCGATTGTTCCGATCTATGTCATGTCCCTTCTACCGTGGGTTTGAAGGAAATGTTCGGCTCCGGCACTTCAATGGTAAGTTTAGATAGTCTGAAAAAGGCAGACTGCGTAGTATTAATTGGCTCAAATGCGCCTGCAAACCACCCGCGTTTGATGAACGAATTAATTCAATTGCGCGATCGCGGTGGTAAAGTTATTGTTGTCAATCCAGTTGTAGAAGTTGGATTAGTTAAATTCGCCTCACCTGCATATCCGCTTAAATCTCTCTTCACCGGATCGAATATTTCTTCGCTCTACCTTCAGTTAATTCCTGGTAGCGATGTAGCTTTATTTGTGGGGATTCAAAAAGCATTAATCGAACAGAATTTCATTCAAATTGATTATCTTCGCGATCGGACTGAAAATTGGAAAGCTGTCGTAGATTATGCTATTGCGACTGATTGGAAAACTATTGTAGCCACTTGCGGCATTTCCAAAGCAGAAATTGAAGCTGCTGCCCGCATTATCGGGACTTCAAAAGGTGTCGTATTTACCTGGGCGATGGGGGCGACACAACACGAAAATGGGGTAGATAACGTCTACGCGATCGCCAATACAGCCTTAATTACAGGTAATGCAGGTAAAGACGGTGCTGGCACGATGCCGATTCGCGGACACTCCAACGTGCAAGGGTTTGGCTCGATGGGTGTCACGGCAAAATTGAAGCCAGAAATTCAACAAACTTTAGAAAAGTTATTAGGGCGATCGCTCAATCGCAATCCAGGCTATCGCGCCCGAAATCTCATTGATGCGGCGGATGCGGGTGAGGTAGATGCGTTAATTTGTGTTGGTGGGAATTTATATGCTGCCAATCCAGATTTGACCCAAGCTAAGCGAGCATTAGGTAATATTGAAACCATTATCTATCTCGCAACAAAACCAAATTTAGGACACTTTCATGGTTTAGCCAAGAAAAATACAATTATCGTTCCAGTATTTAACAGATTTGAAAATCCGCATAAAACAACGACTGAATCTGGTAATAATTTTGTCCGACTCAATGATGAAGGTAAAACCCATATTAAAGACGGAGATTTAATATCAGAAGTCGAATTTATCACAGAATTAGCCCATCGACTTCACGGAGAAGATCCGATTCAATGGCGCAAACTTCAAGATACAAAATACGTGCGTCAATTAATCGCCAAAACCATCCCTGGTTTCGAGCAAATGGCAACTATTGACGAAACCAAAGAAGAATTTACCATTGGCGGACGCATCTTTAAACAACCTAAATTTGCCACCCCGTCAGGTAAAGCCAAGATGTTTGTTACGCTTTTACCCCAACTGCACGCACCTCAGCCACAAGACTTGGGAATTTCAGAATCTACTCGGGGAATTAGCTTAATTTTGATGACTGGACGCAGTTATTCGCAGCATAATACTGTGGTATATAAAGAAGGCGATCGCTATCGGGGAATGCCGCATCGTAATTGTATTTTAATGCATTCAGCCGATGCTGAAACAGCAGGATTGCCAGAGCATCAGCGCGTCACGGTACAGGGTGATGCAGGCAAAATGGAAAATGTTGAGATTATTTTTGGTTCCGTGCGACAAGGAACTGCTTTTATGTTTTATCCCGAAGTCAATGCTATTTTCAAGGCAAGGATCGATCCAAAATGTGGAATACCTGCCTTTAAGCGAGTGCCAATTTTTGTTTATGCTTAGCGTCACACTTACAAATATACGCATACTAAGAATGTAGTACTAAGAGAAAAGTAAATTTAGCAACTCTTCACGCCCCAAGTTGAAATGGTTTTCAATCTCTCGCAAAATTGCATTGAGAGTCCCAATCTTAATTGGATCGTGAGCCGGAATGGTTAAATGATGTTCGCCATTTTGCTGAGTAGTTAACCGAATATGACTTCCTGTTTGACGAGTAATAACATACCCCAGCTTTGTTAGTGCCTTCACCAGCGTACTGCCTGATAGATCTCTGGGCAGTTTCATGAGGCAATAACCTCATCTCAAACAATATGTAAGCGAATAATTTTAGGACGACTGTGTTCGTCGGGAAAATGGCAATGAACTGCATCGCGTACCATCTCTCGTAGGGCGTTTATGTCATCTGCTTGAGTAAAAATAGACTCTCCCAATGCTCTAGCAGTGTACCCACCATCAGGATCGTCTTCAACCAAAAAAACAATTTCAGTCATTGTAGGTTATTAGCTATAAAGATTGCCTAATGTAATTATCTACGATAACGAAAGTAGTTTCCGCCGTGACCTTCGCGCTGGCTCTCGTCATTATGAGGATAGGATGGTGCAGCCAGCAATATGAAAATTTTTAGCTGACTGCATAGTGCTTGAGAGACTGTCTCTAAAGAAAAGTAAAGTAGATGAAACCGAGTTGCTAAATTACTTCAGTATAGAGAAAATCTCTTGATGACAGCTACCAATGAGACGTAAAGCGTATCCCAGTGACCTAACTGATGCAGAATGGCAACAGATCAAACCGTTGCTACCAGCAGAAAATGCGATTGGTCGTCCACGACAAGTAGATTTGAGAGAAATCCTAAATGCCATATTTTATGTCTTGTCAGAAGGTTGTCGGTGGCGTGCGTTGCCGCATGATTTGCCACCGTGGCAGACAGCATACAACTATTTTCGACACTGGCAACGCTTAGGAATATGGCAGCAAATTCACACTCAACTGAGACAAAGAGTACGCAAAAGTGTAAATAAAGCCGAACTACCAACTGCTGGGATGATTGATAGTCAATCAATCAAGACCACAGAAAAAAAGGGGAGGTATATGGCTTTGACGGAGGTAAATTAGTCAAAGGACGCAAACGTTTTATCTTGGTGGATACATTGGGATTGTTGTTAGCAGTAGTGGTAACTGAGGCGAATTTTCCTGAACGATTAGGAGGAGTGGTAGTGACAATGGAAGCTGCACCACTTTCTAACAATTTAATTTTAATTTGGGTAGATGCTGGTTTTAGTGGCGCGAATTTCGCCCGCGTGATCCAGCAGGTTTGTTCGGCTCAAGTCGAGGTTGTTTGCCGTTCTCAAAGAGAGTTTCAGGTCTTACCAAAGCGTTGGATTGTTGAGCGAACTTTTGCTTGGTGGAATCAATATCGTCGGTTGAGCAAAGATTATGAACTCTTACCAGAAGTGAGCGAATCAATGATTTCTACCGTGATGATTCGTTTAATGCTAAAACGATTAGCGCCGCCTCATCTTGAAGCTCCATAATACTTTAGAAACAATCTCTTAGAGATGTGATTGCCAATCTCGTACAAGTTCCTGAGTAATATTTTAGTAGGTCGATCGCATATGCAAAATACATCTGAATATCTCTGTGCTTATTGTGGCGAACCTAATGCTACGTTTGTCGATCTTAGTGGGGGAATGCAGCAATCTTATGTGGAAGACTGCCAAGTTTGCTGTCAGCCTAACGTACTTTATATTTATATTGACGAGGATAATTTAGACATAGAAATTAGTAGCGAACCTGAAAGTTAAACTGATTTATTCTTTCACTAATAAAACTGACTTAACAGGACGCTGAATTTGTTTTCCGTAGTAAACTCCTTTTCACTTTTATCCGCCAATTTCTTGCTGAAAGCGCCGATCGTTAATTAACGCCTCAAAATCAGGATCGGCTTGTGCTTCTTCGCGGTGGCTGGGATTGAGTTTGATTGCTTGCTGCAAGTTCTCTAAAGCAGATTCAGCTTGTCCTTGCAAAGCATAACAGGCAGCCTTATTGTAATAAGCATTGGAATAATCGGATTTAATTTGCAAGGCGCGATCGAAACTCGTTAATGCTTCTGCATCCCGTTCTAATTGTACGAGCAGATATCCTCTAGAGTTCCAAGCTTTGAAGGAGTCGGGATTAAATTCGATCGCCTTATCGTAAGACGAGATCGCGTCTTCATATCTTTCCAATACCTCCAATGCCATTCCCCGATTCAACCACGCTACTGCACTATCGGGTTTAATTTGTACGGCTTTGTCAAATGATTGAAATGCTTCTTCATGACGCTGTAGTTTTCCTAAAGCAACACCGCGATCGATCCAAGCTTGATAGTATTGTGGGTTAATTTCTACTGCCTTATCATAAGCTGCGATCGCTTCAGCAAGTTTGTTTGCTCTTCCCAAGACGATCCCCCTTTGGAACCAAGCTTTCTCATCGTTTGGTTCGACTTTGAGAACTTTATTAAACGCTGCAAATGCACCTTCGTAGCGTTTTAATTCTTTCAATGCCAAACCCCGCTGATACCAAGTTTCGGGATTGTTAGGACGAACTTCCAATACTTTATCGTATGCCGCGATCGCTTTTTCATATTGTTGCAATTCCCAATGTGCCATTCCTAGTTGATACCAGACATCAGGGTTATCGGGTTTCAATTCTAAAGCTCGATTGTAGGCAACAATGGCAGCTTCATATCTACCTTCAGCAAATAAAGTATTGCCTTGATTCACGCAATCTTCCGGGTTCAGGAATAGGTGCGGCTGATTCGATTTCAGGCGTTCGATTTGCGCTGTCAATTCCTCTAGTTTTTCTGTCATTTCGGCAAATGCCGCTTCTGCGATCGCTTTGGGGGCAACTTCTGCTAAGTTATGCAAAATCAACTCTTTCTGAGTTTTTGCTTCTGATTGCAAATCTTTTAAGAAGCTAGACAGCGTGCTTTCTAATTTATCGATCGCTTGCAGCGTTTTATCTTTACGAGTTTGAATTTCTGACTGAATTCCCGAAAGTTTATTTCTTGCTTCGGTTTCCAGTTCTGCTATGCTTTGAATTGTCCGATCTTGTTGAGACTTAATTTCAGACTGAGTATTTTCCACCTCAGACTCATACTCAACTTCTCGCGTTTTGAGGTTTTGAATTGCTTGCTCGATTTCCGTTTGCAATTTTGTCCCAGATGCAGAAATTTGAGCGGCGATCGCTTGTCGCAACTTTGCTATACTTTCTAGCGCCAAATCGTTTTGTTCTTGAAACTTCCGTGCGGTTTCAGTTTTAATTTCAGCTAGTTGTGGCGCAAATTCAGATTGCAGCAATCTGAGGTTTTGTAAAATTGTGCTTCTTTCTGCTTGCGCCTCTGTTTGAATGACATTCAATTGTTGCTTATAATCTGCCTCCGCTTGTTTTAAGCCTTTAACTACAACTTCTCGTTGCTTTTGAATATTTGCTCGCAGTGCCGATAGCTGTTTCACAACATCTGTTTCCGATCTGCTCAGATTTTGCAAAATTGTATCTCTCTGTTCCCGCACGTCTGCTTCCATTTCGACTAGCTTGGGTGCAAACTCTAGACTCAATCTCTCTAAGTTTTCTACTAATAAATTTCTTTGAGTTTGTGACTGCTGTTGTAACTCATTGAGCCGCGCCACAAATGCTGTTTCCGACTGTTGTAATTTCCTCAAAATACCGTCTTTTTGTCCCTGTACCTCTGCTTGCAATGCCGCTAGGTGAGGCGCAAAATCCGCACTCAGTCTTTCTAAATTGCGGATTGTTAAATCT encodes the following:
- a CDS encoding nucleoside phosphorylase, whose product is MTSKPLYHLGFEQDDLGTVPPTIALLSGDPERSRFIAETYLKGDRLLSANRGLNSYIGNLANGRSLLAATSGMGAPSLSIVVNELVQLGIRQIIRVGTCGSIQDYVPAGSVVISQAALCRQGAANDIAPVEYPAAADPFLTVALVQAARELGVEYHLGITASVDTFYEGQERVDSANPHLMRSLQGITAEYRRLNILNYEMESGTLFKMAGVYKFAAACICAVVAQRTSSEEVLLEQKEDTVSNAIAVAIKAVENLA
- a CDS encoding TlyA family RNA methyltransferase, giving the protein MTKQRLDTLLVELNLCASRQQAQRLIQAGEVMVNRQVIDKVGTEVETTAEIEIKARSPYVSRGGEKLAKALADFAISVTDRICLDGGISTGGFTDCLLQAGAKQVYGVDVGYGQVDWRLRNDPRVVLRERTNLRHLTPEELYGNAELADLAVVDVSFISLTKVLPALWQLLSEPRETILLVKPQFEVGRSRVGKKGVVRDPNDQAEAVFQVLQTSRELGWQYRGLTWSPIQGPAGNIEYLLWLGMESQTPEPELQAIQQLAGKARQQFSS
- a CDS encoding 3'(2'),5'-bisphosphate nucleotidase CysQ family protein; the protein is MPSLEEILAIARSVGWGASYLLRSYYYGENKDNLDIKDKQGSPVTSADLAVNRYILDRLQTNLGQEEFAYITEETYKSSTPQPTKSWVWIIDPLDGTRDFIDKTGEYTIHIALVKDGRPVLSVVAAPEAEKLYFATLGGGTFVETRDGNIQQVKVSQRHNMEEFTIVVSRSHRGKKLEKILSKLLCKKQKSVGSIGGKIAAIVEQQADVYISLSGKSAPKDWDLAAPELILTEAGGKLTHFDGTPLIYNKEDVSQWGGLIASNGECHDRLCAEAERILVQIENEAI
- a CDS encoding FdhF/YdeP family oxidoreductase codes for the protein MDAETKQEQFHSTHNGENHNTPKMGGGLPVIQYWAEHTLSPEGPKLWQTLLHKSSCLSCAWGTGGQKGGFHNELDEPLQRCMKSVEAISAELQPPVERHFFDRHTITELQQLSSLEADRLGRLSFPVILREGKSHYERISWEEIYQIAETAFRHPPERVASYSSGRSSNEAAFLLQLAIRALGSNHLADCSDLCHVPSTVGLKEMFGSGTSMVSLDSLKKADCVVLIGSNAPANHPRLMNELIQLRDRGGKVIVVNPVVEVGLVKFASPAYPLKSLFTGSNISSLYLQLIPGSDVALFVGIQKALIEQNFIQIDYLRDRTENWKAVVDYAIATDWKTIVATCGISKAEIEAAARIIGTSKGVVFTWAMGATQHENGVDNVYAIANTALITGNAGKDGAGTMPIRGHSNVQGFGSMGVTAKLKPEIQQTLEKLLGRSLNRNPGYRARNLIDAADAGEVDALICVGGNLYAANPDLTQAKRALGNIETIIYLATKPNLGHFHGLAKKNTIIVPVFNRFENPHKTTTESGNNFVRLNDEGKTHIKDGDLISEVEFITELAHRLHGEDPIQWRKLQDTKYVRQLIAKTIPGFEQMATIDETKEEFTIGGRIFKQPKFATPSGKAKMFVTLLPQLHAPQPQDLGISESTRGISLILMTGRSYSQHNTVVYKEGDRYRGMPHRNCILMHSADAETAGLPEHQRVTVQGDAGKMENVEIIFGSVRQGTAFMFYPEVNAIFKARIDPKCGIPAFKRVPIFVYA
- a CDS encoding type II toxin-antitoxin system HicA family toxin, with amino-acid sequence MKLPRDLSGSTLVKALTKLGYVITRQTGSHIRLTTQQNGEHHLTIPAHDPIKIGTLNAILREIENHFNLGREELLNLLFS
- a CDS encoding 2-oxoisovalerate dehydrogenase E1 subunit beta — translated: MTEIVFLVEDDPDGGYTARALGESIFTQADDINALREMVRDAVHCHFPDEHSRPKIIRLHIV
- a CDS encoding IS5 family transposase (programmed frameshift); its protein translation is MRRKAYPSDLTDAEWQQIKPLLPAENAIGRPRQVDLREILNAIFYVLSEGCRWRALPHDLPPWQTAYNYFRHWQRLGIWQQIHTQLRQRVRKSVNKAELPTAGMIDSQSIKTNRKKGEVYGFDGGKLVKGRKRFILVDTLGLLLAVVVTEANFPERLGGVVVTMEAAPLSNNLILIWVDAGFSGANFARVIQQVCSAQVEVVCRSQREFQVLPKRWIVERTFAWWNQYRRLSKDYELLPEVSESMISTVMIRLMLKRLAPPHLEAP
- a CDS encoding CPXCG motif-containing cysteine-rich protein; translation: MQNTSEYLCAYCGEPNATFVDLSGGMQQSYVEDCQVCCQPNVLYIYIDEDNLDIEISSEPES
- a CDS encoding tetratricopeptide repeat protein yields the protein MERKHSEVLTLVSRSGKVLSTFLLSIGIASAGVASANKPILAQTATQSISQERQVAQIQPGSQQSPVQQQVQAEANRIFSQTLTIFNILLAVLVLILALAIATLFLLRRSVVREVADLVAARIKEVGELETKLNTANQEVKKLLRAAQGIAEDMDNEADTLHQEINAKRNNLSQLISEVYQTKNQVLSDLATQVNTSKQALENLENQFSTQLTDLHLGAQKHRDLILRNLEQLGADFSPQLMELQADVQAQKDAIVQNLKRSEQDFIQQLNDIQGTTQKQREAILGNLEQLAVAFTHQLSEFQIDVQGQKDVALQQFEQTKTNFDTQVLALQADAQAQKSLTLQEFEQVKSEFDGELSVIQAEIEKRKDTVLGQFVQAKTDFDTQVNAFNADIVEQKDSSLQNFRQVEGTFITQLFELEKQAANQKDLTIRNLERLSADFAPHLAALQAEVQGQKDGILRKLQQSETAFVARLNELQQQSQTQRNLLVENLERLSLEFAPKLVEMEADVREQRDTILQNLSRSETDVVKQLSALRANIQKQREVVVKGLKQAEADYKQQLNVIQTEAQAERSTILQNLRLLQSEFAPQLAEIKTETARKFQEQNDLALESIAKLRQAIAAQISASGTKLQTEIEQAIQNLKTREVEYESEVENTQSEIKSQQDRTIQSIAELETEARNKLSGIQSEIQTRKDKTLQAIDKLESTLSSFLKDLQSEAKTQKELILHNLAEVAPKAIAEAAFAEMTEKLEELTAQIERLKSNQPHLFLNPEDCVNQGNTLFAEGRYEAAIVAYNRALELKPDNPDVWYQLGMAHWELQQYEKAIAAYDKVLEVRPNNPETWYQRGLALKELKRYEGAFAAFNKVLKVEPNDEKAWFQRGIVLGRANKLAEAIAAYDKAVEINPQYYQAWIDRGVALGKLQRHEEAFQSFDKAVQIKPDSAVAWLNRGMALEVLERYEDAISSYDKAIEFNPDSFKAWNSRGYLLVQLERDAEALTSFDRALQIKSDYSNAYYNKAACYALQGQAESALENLQQAIKLNPSHREEAQADPDFEALINDRRFQQEIGG